One Papaver somniferum cultivar HN1 chromosome 10, ASM357369v1, whole genome shotgun sequence genomic window carries:
- the LOC113319702 gene encoding F-box protein CPR1-like — MILWKPSFIKIHVNKSIRSNRSNPKLLFSHRWVLYSPKIYSVPIDYASISVASSSFLSVVYEGAVPMNYPFESNKMYHHQFLGSCNGLICFKFHVIDWGADYQRRREEETKYSVLNPLTRQFKEFTMQIVDRIGNGITYGFGYDSKIDDYKLVAILNNGDSSNIEVYKVRSNSQTSIRGTHKYWFYCGKRSCGVFLNGCLHWLGCTAPHAVPILCFDISNEIMLSIPLPEIIRPSIASPGEVHKSVGVLGDNICVVFWDSVRLNVWVMQEYRVKESWINLFTTSRVPSSNRMPSWKPLLCFDDGKILVDYEFEDLRILDPTTEAARLVGFHDIPMGDN; from the coding sequence ATGATACTTTGGAAACCTAGTTTTATCAAGATTCATGTTAATAAATCTATTCGGAGCAACAGAAGCAACCCTAAACTCTTGTTTAGTCATCGTTGGGTACTCTATTCCCCTAAGATTTACTCTGTACCTATAGATTATGCTTCAATTTCAGTGGCATCATCATCTTTTTTAAGTGTTGTATATGAAGGAGCAGTTCCGATGAATTACCCATTTGAATCTAACAAAATGTATCATCACCAATTCTTGGGTTCATGTAATGGCTTGATTTGCTTCAAGTTTCATGTTATTGACTGGGGAGCTGATTATCAAAGGAGACGTGAGGAGGAGACTAAATATAGTGTTTTGAACCCATTAACACGACAATTTAAGGAATTTACTATGCAAATAGTGGATAGAATTGGTAATGGCATCACCTATGGATTTGGTTATGACAGCAAAATTGATGATTACAAATTAGTAGCAATATTGAATAATGGTGATTCCTCCAATATTGAAGTTTATAAAGTGAGATCAAATTCCCAGACTAGTATTCGGGGCACTCACAAATACTGGTTTTATTGTGGCAAAAGATCTTGTGGTGTGTTTTTAAATGGTTGTCTTCATTGGTTGGGATGTACTGCCCCCCACGCCGTACCTATATTATGTTTTGATATCAGCAATGAGATAATGCTTAGTATCCCGTTACCTGAAATTATTCGCCCCTCTATAGCTTCTCCTGGAGAAGTTCATAAAAGTGTGGGAGTGTTGGGAGACAACATTTGTGTAGTTTTTTGGGATTCTGTTAGACTTAATGTGTGGGTGATGCAGGAGTACAGAGTAAAGGAATCTTGGATAAATTTATTTACCACAAGCCGAGTACCCAGCTCGAATCGAATGCCATCTTGGAAGCCACTTTTGTGCTTTGACGATGGGAAAATTCTTGTAGACTATGAATTCGAGGACTTGCGTATATTGGATCCAACAACTGAAGCAGCTAGATTAGTGGGGTTCCATGATATCCCTAT